A section of the Apodemus sylvaticus chromosome 10, mApoSyl1.1, whole genome shotgun sequence genome encodes:
- the Xylt2 gene encoding xylosyltransferase 2 produces the protein MVASARVQKLVRRYKLAIATALAILLLQGLVVWSFSGLEEDEPGEKGRQRKPRPLDPGEGSKDTDSSAGRRGNAGRRHGRWRGRAESPGVPVAKVVRAVTSRQRASRRVPPAPPPEAPGRQNLSGAAAGEALIGAPGFPQHGDTGSVEGAPQPTDNTFTPKCEIVGKDALSALARASTKQCQQEIANVVCLHQAGNLMPKSVPRHCQLAGKMSPGIQWEETRAQQPVGGPPVRIVYMLVVHGRAVRQLKRLLKAVYHEQHFFYIHVDKRSNYLYREVVELAQHYDNVRVTPWRMVTIWGGASLLRMYLRSMKDLLEIPGWTWDFFINLSATDYPTRTNEELVAFLSKNRDKNFLKSHGRDNSRFIKKQGLDRLFHECDSHMWRLGERQIPAGIVVDGGSDWFVLTRSFVEYVVYTDDPLVAQLRQFYTYTLLPAESFFHTVLENSPACESLVDNNLRVTNWNRKLGCKCQYKHIVDWCGCSPNDFKPQDFLRLQQVSRPTFFARKFESTVNQEVLEILDFHLYGSYPAGTPALKAYWENIYDVADGPSGLSDVLLTAYTAFARLSLLHAATAVSPLATAVCRFEPRGLPSSVHLYFYDDHFQGYLVTQVVQPSAQGPAETLEMWLMPQRSLKLLGHSDQASRLQSLEVGTEWDPKERLFRNFGGLLGPLDEPVAMQRWARGPNLTATVVWIDPTYVVATSYDITVDADTEVTQYKPPLSLPLRPGAWTVRLLQFWEPLGETRFLVLPLTFNRKLPLRKDDASWLHAGPPHNEYMEQSFQGLSGILNLPQPEALEEAARRHTELTGPALEAWTDGELSNFWSVAGLCATGPSACPSLELCRLTSWSSLSPDPKSELGPVKADGRLR, from the exons ATGGTGGCGAGCGCGCGGGTGCAGAAGCTGGTGCGGCGTTACAAGCTGGCAATCGCCACCGCGCTGGCCATCCTGCTGCTGCAGGGCCTGGTGGTGTGGAGCTTCAGCGGCCTGGAGGAGGACGAGCCGGGCGAG aaaggaaggcagaggaagccGCGGCCACTAGACCCTGGGGAGGGCTCTAAGGACACAGACAGCTCTGCGGGGCGGAGGGGCAATGCTGGGAGAAGGCATGGACGATGGCGGGGCCGCGCCGAGAGCCCAGGTGTGCCTGTGGCCAAGGTGGTGCGGGCCGTAACCAGTCGGCAGAGAGCCAGCCGACGGGTGCCCCCTGCCCCACCTCCGGAGGCACCAGGGCGTCAGAACCTGAGTGGAGCAGCAGCCGGGGAGGCGCTGATAGGGGCCCCTGGCTTCCCGCAACATGGCGACACGGGGAGCGTGGAGGGTGCCCCCCAGCCCACGGACAACACCTTCACTCCCAAGTGTGAGATCGTGGGCAAGGACGCACTGTCAGCACTGGCCCGGGCCAGCACCAAGCAGTGTCAACAGGAGATCGCGAATGTCGTATGCCTGCACCAAGCTGGGAACCTGATGCCCAAGTCCGTGCCACGGCACTGCCAGCTGGCTG GCAAGATGAGCCCCGGCATCCAGTGGGAAGAGACCCGGGCCCAGCAGCCTGTGGGTGGCCCTCCAGTGCGCATCGTCTACATGCTGGTGGTTCACGGCCGTGCTGTCCGTCAGCTGAAGCGTCTTCTGAAGGCTGTCTACCACGAGCAACACTTCTTTTATATCCACGTGGACAAG CGTTCCAACTACCTGTACCGGGAAGTGGTAGAGCTGGCCCAGCACTACGATAATGTGCGGGTGACACCTTGGCGTATGGTTACCATCTGGGGCGGGGCTAGCCTTCTGAGAATGTACCTGAGGAGCATGAAGGACCTTCTGGAAATTCCTGGCTGGACCTGGGACTTCTTCATCAACCTGAGTGCCACTGACTATCCAACAAG GACGAATGAGGAGCTGGTAGCATTCTTATCCAAGAACCGGGACAAGAATTTCCTCAAGTCACATGGGCGAGACAATTCCAG GTTCATCAAGAAGCAAGGCCTGGACCGGCTTTTCCATGAGTGTGATTCCCACATGTGGCGCCTGGGTGAACGGCAGATCCCAGCAGGCATCGTGGTGGATGGTGGCTCTGACTGGTTCGTGCTGACACGCAGCTTCGTGGAGTATGTGGTGTATACAGATGACCCCCTGGTGGCCCAGCTCCGCCAGTTCTATACATACACACTGCTTCCAGCCGAG TCCTTCTtccacacagtgctggagaaCAGCCCGGCCTGTGAGAGTCTGGTGGACAACAACTTGCGGGTCACCAACTGGAACCGTAAGCTGGGCTGCAAGTGTCAGTACAAGCACATCGTCGACTGGTGCGGCTGCTCCCCCAATGACTTCAAGCCCCAGGACTTCCTGCGGCTCCAG CAAGTCTCCAGACCCACCTTCTTTGCCCGGAAGTTTGAGTCGACTGTGAACCAGGAAGTCCTGGAAATCCTGGACTTCCACCTCTATGGCAGCTACCCAGCTGGCACCCCAGCCCTCAAGGCCTACTGGGAGAACATCTACGACGTGGCCGATGGCCCTAGTGGGCTCAGCGATGTCCTGCTCACGGCTTACACAGCTTTTGCCCGTCTCAGCCTGCTTCATGCTGCCACTGCTGTATCCCCACTGGCCACTGCAGTCTGCAG GTTTGAGCCCAGGGGGTTGCCGTCCAGCGTGCACCTGTATTTCTATGACGACCATTTCCAGGGCTACCTGGTGACGCAGGTGGTGCAGCCCTCAGCCCAGGGGCCAGCAGAGACACTTGAGATGTGGCTGATGCCCCAGAGGTCGCTGAAGCTGTTGGGGCACAGTGACCAGGCCAGCCGGCTCCAGAGTCTGGAG GTTGGTACTGAGTGGGACCCCAAAGAACGTCTCTTCCGGAACTTTGGGGGCCTGCTGGGACCACTGGATGAGCCTGTAGCCATGCAGCGCTGGGCCCGGGGCCCCAACCTCACAGCCACCGTGGTCTGGATTGACCCGACCTATGTTGTGGCCACATCCTATGACATCACGGTAGATGCGGATACTGAAGTCACGCAGTACAAGCCCCCGCTGAGCCTGCCACTGCGGCCAGGGGCCTGGACTGTTCGATTGCTTCAGTTCTGGGAACCCCTGGGTGAAACCCGCTTCCTCGTGCTGCCTCTGACCTTCAACCGCAAACTACCTCTCAGGAAAG ATGATGCCAGCTGGCTGCATGCAGGACCACCCCACAATGAATACATGGAGCAGAGTTTCCAAGGCCTGAGTGGCATCCTGAATCTGCCTCAGCCTGAGGCCCTGGAGGAGGCTGCCCGGAGGCACACAGAGCTTACCGGCCCTGCACTTGAGGCATGGACAGATGGGGAACTGAGCAACTTCTGGTCTGTCGCAGGACTGTGTGCCACAGGGCCTTCTGCTTGTCCCTCCCTGGAGCTCTGCAGACTGACCAGCTGGAGCTCTCTGTCTCCTGACCCCAAGTCAGAGCTGGGGCCTGTCAAAGCTGACGGGCGACTCAGGTAG
- the Mrpl27 gene encoding 39S ribosomal protein L27, mitochondrial: protein MAAALTLRTRAAVTALLSPTVPPALAVRHASKKTGGSSKNLGGKSRGKHYGIKKMEGHYVHAGNILGTQRQFRWHPGAHVGLGKNKCLYALEEGIVRYTKEVYVPNPKNLEAVNLVTSLPKGAVLYKTFVHVVPAKPEGTFKLVDML from the exons ATGGCGGCGGCGCTTACGCTGAGGACGCGGGCAGCAG TGACAGCCCTGCTGAGTCCCACAGTGCCTCCAGCGCTTGCTGTCAGACACGCATCCAAGAAGACAGGTGGCAGCTCTAAGAACCTTGGTGGGAAATCACGAGGCAAACACTATGGCATCAAGAAAATGGAAG GTCACTACGTTCACGCTGGCAACATCCTTGGCACTCAGCGTCAGTTTAGATGGCACCCAGGCGCTCAC GTGGGACTTGGGAAGAACAAGTGCCTATACGCCCTGGAGGAAGGCATAGTCCGCTACACCAAAGAAGTCTACGTGCCCAATCCCAAAAACTTGGAGGCTGTGAATCTGGTCACTAGCCTGCCCAAAGGTGCTGTGCTCTACAAGACCTTTGTCCACGTGGTTCCTGCCAAACCTGAGGGAACCTTCAAACTAGTAGACATGCTTTGA